Proteins from one Salinispora arenicola genomic window:
- a CDS encoding ABC transporter permease yields MTRFVLRRLLQSGVVLLGVTLVVFLLLQLVPGDPVRVALGTRFDPETYEALRSRAGLDRPLPVQYASYVGHALTGDLGVSFRSGRPVTAIVLERLPATLSLALTAVVFALLVAFPLGVLSALRSGSVFDHAARVFSQFGVSVPDFWMGIMGILLFAGVLGWFPPSGYVALTEDPVGWLSHVFLPAVTVGLVTASILTRFIRSSVLEVLAEDYVRTAEAKGLPTRLVVVRHVLRNALIPVVTVVAVQLASLLGGVIVIEVLFAWPGVGRLTYDAVQARDYPVLQGAVLLVAALFLLVNLLVDVLYARLDPRIRVR; encoded by the coding sequence GTGACCCGCTTCGTCCTGCGCCGGCTGCTTCAGTCCGGTGTCGTCCTGCTCGGCGTGACGCTGGTGGTGTTTCTGCTGCTGCAACTCGTACCCGGTGACCCGGTGCGGGTGGCACTCGGCACCCGCTTCGACCCCGAGACGTACGAGGCGCTGCGGTCGCGGGCGGGACTGGACCGACCGCTGCCGGTGCAGTACGCGAGCTATGTCGGGCACGCGTTGACCGGCGACCTCGGGGTCAGCTTCCGCAGCGGCCGGCCGGTGACCGCGATCGTGCTGGAGCGGCTGCCCGCGACGCTGTCCCTGGCGCTCACCGCGGTCGTCTTCGCGCTGCTGGTCGCTTTCCCGTTGGGTGTGCTCTCGGCCCTGCGCAGCGGCTCGGTGTTCGACCATGCGGCGCGGGTCTTCAGCCAGTTCGGGGTCTCGGTGCCGGACTTCTGGATGGGCATCATGGGCATCCTGCTCTTCGCGGGGGTGCTCGGCTGGTTTCCGCCCTCGGGCTACGTGGCCCTCACCGAGGATCCTGTCGGCTGGCTTTCGCACGTGTTTCTTCCCGCGGTCACCGTCGGCCTGGTGACCGCGTCGATTCTGACCAGGTTCATCCGGTCCTCGGTGCTGGAGGTGCTCGCCGAGGACTATGTCCGCACCGCGGAGGCGAAGGGTCTGCCCACCCGCCTGGTGGTGGTGCGGCATGTCCTCCGCAACGCGCTGATCCCGGTGGTCACCGTTGTGGCCGTGCAACTGGCCAGCCTGCTCGGCGGGGTGATCGTGATCGAGGTGCTGTTCGCCTGGCCCGGCGTGGGTCGGCTCACCTACGACGCGGTGCAGGCCCGGGACTATCCCGTGCTGCAGGGGGCGGTCCTGCTGGTGGCTGCGCTGTTCCTGCTGGTGAATCTGCTGGTGGACGTCCTGTACGCCCGCCTCGACCCGAGGATTCGGGTGCGATGA
- a CDS encoding ABC transporter substrate-binding protein translates to MSSIRFRGAGVALALTLGLLAGCSAGEGVDVDGSGQAGAGGVLTVAISGEPDQLDPHRTSAYHSFQVLENVYDTLVEPDANLAMKPALATEWTTSEDQLTWTFTLREGVTFTDGSPLTAEDVVYSYTRIIDEKLNAAYRFATVESVTAPDPGTVVVTLTAPTPNLLASLGGFKGVAIVKKSNVESGAVKTEPIGSGPFTVASYTAGDSIKLVRNDSYWGTKPKLDGVTFTFVKDPTVALQNLRGGEVQWTDNLPPQQVPALREDDELVVRSVPSSDYWYLALNQSREPYDNVEVRRAVAFALDRAAITKAAKFGLATVNQTAIPKDSAFYYDYAPYQRDPAQAKQLLAAAGVTDLTMDLMVTNEYPETVTAAQVIAAQLKDVGITVTIRTLDFAQWLDEQGKGNFDSFMLGWLGNIDPDEFYYAQHHSQGTFNFHGYRNPAVDSLLDQARTETDQAARKRQYEQVAKRIVDDASYLYLYNPDVVQGWSPQVSGYQVRADRAIRFRDVSLDR, encoded by the coding sequence ATGTCCAGCATCAGATTTCGGGGGGCCGGCGTCGCGCTGGCTCTGACACTCGGTCTGCTGGCGGGATGTAGCGCGGGGGAGGGTGTCGACGTCGACGGGTCGGGCCAGGCTGGTGCCGGCGGTGTCCTCACTGTCGCGATCAGCGGGGAACCGGATCAGCTGGACCCACATCGGACCTCGGCCTACCACAGCTTCCAGGTGCTCGAGAACGTCTACGACACGCTCGTCGAGCCGGACGCGAACCTGGCGATGAAGCCGGCCCTGGCGACGGAGTGGACCACCAGCGAGGACCAGTTGACCTGGACGTTCACCCTCCGTGAGGGGGTGACGTTCACCGACGGTTCGCCGCTCACCGCCGAGGACGTGGTCTACTCGTACACCCGGATCATCGACGAGAAATTGAATGCGGCGTACCGGTTCGCCACAGTGGAGTCGGTGACGGCCCCCGACCCCGGTACCGTCGTCGTGACACTGACCGCGCCCACCCCGAACCTGCTCGCCAGCCTCGGCGGCTTCAAGGGAGTGGCGATCGTCAAGAAGTCCAACGTCGAGTCGGGCGCGGTGAAGACCGAGCCGATCGGTAGTGGCCCGTTCACTGTGGCCTCCTACACCGCCGGGGACAGCATCAAGCTGGTGCGCAACGACAGCTACTGGGGCACCAAGCCCAAGCTGGACGGGGTGACCTTCACCTTCGTCAAGGACCCGACGGTGGCCCTGCAGAACCTGCGCGGTGGTGAGGTGCAGTGGACCGACAACCTGCCCCCGCAGCAGGTGCCGGCGCTTCGGGAGGACGACGAACTCGTCGTGCGTTCGGTGCCGTCGAGCGACTACTGGTACCTGGCCCTCAACCAGTCCCGTGAGCCCTACGACAACGTCGAGGTACGCCGGGCGGTCGCCTTCGCGCTCGACCGAGCGGCGATCACCAAGGCCGCCAAGTTCGGGCTGGCGACGGTCAACCAGACCGCCATCCCCAAGGACAGCGCCTTCTACTACGACTACGCGCCGTACCAGCGGGATCCGGCGCAGGCGAAGCAACTGCTGGCCGCGGCCGGCGTGACGGATCTGACCATGGACCTGATGGTCACCAACGAGTATCCGGAGACGGTCACCGCAGCGCAGGTCATCGCCGCGCAGCTCAAGGACGTCGGCATCACTGTCACGATCCGTACGTTGGATTTCGCCCAGTGGCTCGACGAGCAGGGCAAGGGTAACTTCGACTCGTTTATGCTCGGCTGGCTGGGCAACATCGACCCCGACGAGTTCTACTACGCCCAGCACCACAGCCAGGGCACCTTCAACTTCCACGGATACCGCAACCCAGCCGTGGACAGCCTGCTCGACCAGGCCCGGACCGAGACCGACCAGGCCGCGCGTAAGCGGCAGTACGAGCAGGTGGCGAAGCGGATCGTTGACGACGCCAGCTACCTCTACCTCTACAACCCGGATGTGGTGCAGGGCTGGTCGCCGCAGGTCAGCGGCTACCAGGTCCGTGCCGACCGGGCGATTCGGTTCCGCGACGTCAGCCTCGACCGGTGA
- a CDS encoding glucose-6-phosphate dehydrogenase: MTTSQPGPADKPADGGDHLPQTLLLLGATGDLAERLLLPGLGRLVATGVQPNLMLLGSGMDDWDNERWRRRVSDAFGTADATGHRVQEMIRDTCYMKANVTREEDLRRLLANCHEQLVIFFALPPAITARAAKALTHIGLPPGTRLMLEKPFGTDADSARSLNDVLARLVPEEQIYRIDHFLGKSTVMNILGLRFANRIFEPMLSSAHVACVDIIFDETLGLAGRAGYYDGAGALMDMVQSHLLQVLSLITMDAPPTLAARDLRGRKAQVLRATRVWKNDPVTWSRRARYAAGQVSGRRLLGYADESGVDPTRGTETFAEVVLSVDTWRWAGVPFRLRTGKALAARRKEAVVTFKQPPRVPTGLIGYDQPDRLRIGFGPDRLGLDVNINGPGHPLELDQAHLVADFGPGELPPYGEVLRGALDGDPTLSVRGDTAVDCWRIVAPVLECWRAGAVPLQEYPAGSQGPDGSLLTPVPAESAES, translated from the coding sequence ATGACGACCTCGCAGCCCGGCCCCGCTGACAAACCCGCCGACGGCGGCGACCACCTCCCCCAGACGCTGCTGCTACTGGGTGCGACGGGTGACCTGGCCGAGCGGCTGCTCCTGCCGGGCCTGGGCCGGTTGGTGGCCACCGGTGTCCAGCCGAACCTCATGTTGCTCGGTAGCGGCATGGACGACTGGGACAACGAGCGCTGGCGCCGCCGCGTGAGCGACGCCTTCGGCACCGCCGACGCGACCGGCCACCGCGTGCAGGAGATGATCCGCGACACCTGCTACATGAAGGCCAATGTGACGCGGGAGGAGGACCTACGTCGGCTGTTGGCCAACTGCCACGAACAGCTTGTGATCTTCTTCGCGTTGCCGCCGGCGATCACCGCCCGGGCCGCCAAAGCGCTCACCCACATCGGTCTGCCACCGGGGACCCGGCTGATGCTGGAGAAGCCGTTCGGCACGGACGCTGATTCGGCCCGGTCGCTCAACGATGTCCTGGCCCGGTTGGTGCCGGAGGAGCAGATCTACCGCATCGACCACTTCCTGGGCAAGTCCACGGTGATGAACATCCTCGGGCTGCGCTTCGCCAACCGGATCTTCGAGCCGATGCTCAGCTCCGCGCACGTGGCCTGCGTGGACATCATCTTCGACGAGACCCTGGGACTGGCGGGCCGGGCCGGCTACTACGACGGCGCCGGCGCGCTCATGGACATGGTGCAGAGCCATCTCCTTCAGGTTCTCTCGCTGATCACGATGGACGCGCCGCCCACCCTGGCCGCCCGAGACCTGCGGGGCCGAAAGGCGCAGGTGCTGCGGGCCACCCGGGTGTGGAAGAACGACCCGGTGACGTGGAGCCGGCGGGCCCGGTACGCGGCGGGGCAGGTTTCCGGGCGCCGGCTGCTCGGGTACGCCGACGAGTCCGGCGTCGACCCGACCCGGGGCACCGAGACGTTCGCCGAGGTGGTGCTCAGCGTGGACACCTGGCGCTGGGCCGGCGTGCCGTTCCGGCTGCGTACCGGTAAGGCGCTCGCCGCTCGCCGCAAAGAGGCCGTGGTCACCTTCAAGCAGCCGCCGCGGGTACCGACCGGTCTGATCGGGTACGACCAGCCCGACCGGCTGCGGATCGGCTTCGGCCCGGATCGGCTGGGCCTCGACGTGAACATCAACGGCCCCGGGCACCCGCTGGAGTTGGACCAGGCGCACCTGGTGGCCGACTTCGGCCCGGGGGAGTTGCCGCCGTACGGCGAGGTGCTGCGCGGTGCCCTCGACGGTGACCCCACCCTGTCGGTGCGGGGTGACACCGCCGTGGACTGCTGGCGGATCGTGGCGCCGGTGCTCGAGTGCTGGCGGGCGGGGGCGGTGCCGTTGCAGGAGTACCCGGCGGGTAGCCAGGGACCGGACGGCTCCCTGCTGACCCCGGTACCGGCCGAGTCCGCCGAGAGCTGA
- the nhaA gene encoding Na+/H+ antiporter NhaA, with product MTGELPRGRRWSARTTWASRLNVPLRAFLHTETGSARVLLAAAVAALAWANLDESSYESLWGTTLSVQLGGWQLSHDLRYWVNSGLMTFFFLVIGLEVRRDFDLGELRERRRLTLPLLAGIGGILAPIAIYLAFNAGQPTAVGWGVVMATDTALALGMLAVLGPRFSDRLRNFLLTVAVVDDLIVIAVLAIAYPEHPSPTALFVAAGIFALVLLIRAAGWRWGPGYLLLGVAAWLAVSESGVDPVVVGLVMGLLTYAYAPARTELQRAADRFRLFREQPSPQLARSVRAGLAAALSPNDRLQHIYHPWASYLIVPLFALANVGVVVDGELLARAATSPVTLGVLFAYVVGKPAGIVIASMLVARLSHNRFRAPVGWAAIIGVGTVSGIGFTIALLIATHALHGPALDEAKVGILVATVGASVTTWLVFRLAARLPPARRARALLGASEGIIDLMVPVDPDRDHVRGPREAPVTVVEYGDFECPYCGQAEPAVRELLSDFTNIRYVWRHLPLTDVHPYAQVAAEAAEAAGEQGAFWEMHDLLLAHQGELRPADLLRYAERLDLDLDRFREHLADRRGAVRIAEDVDGADLSSVSGTPTFFVNGRRHHGTYNIEALSAAVTSAFAGTRLRPGDDREPDRRRKVGSEQPDEEPGT from the coding sequence GTGACGGGCGAACTTCCTCGTGGGCGGCGGTGGTCCGCCCGGACCACCTGGGCCAGCCGGCTCAACGTCCCGCTGCGGGCGTTCCTGCACACCGAGACCGGCAGCGCGCGGGTGCTGCTCGCCGCGGCCGTGGCCGCGCTCGCCTGGGCGAACCTCGACGAGTCGTCGTACGAGTCGCTGTGGGGCACCACCTTGTCCGTCCAACTCGGTGGCTGGCAGCTTTCCCACGATCTGCGGTACTGGGTCAACAGCGGCCTCATGACGTTCTTCTTCCTGGTCATCGGCCTGGAGGTACGTCGTGACTTCGATCTGGGTGAACTGCGGGAGCGGCGCAGGTTGACGCTGCCGCTGCTGGCGGGGATCGGCGGCATCCTGGCGCCGATCGCGATCTATCTGGCGTTCAACGCCGGGCAGCCGACCGCCGTGGGCTGGGGCGTGGTGATGGCGACGGACACCGCGCTCGCGTTGGGCATGCTCGCCGTCCTCGGTCCCCGCTTCTCGGACCGGTTGCGGAACTTCCTGTTGACGGTTGCTGTCGTGGACGACCTGATCGTGATCGCGGTACTGGCGATCGCCTACCCCGAGCACCCGTCACCGACGGCGTTGTTCGTCGCGGCGGGCATCTTCGCGCTTGTGCTGCTCATCCGCGCGGCCGGCTGGCGCTGGGGGCCGGGGTACCTGCTGCTGGGGGTGGCGGCGTGGCTGGCGGTGTCGGAATCGGGGGTCGACCCGGTGGTGGTTGGTCTGGTGATGGGGCTCCTCACCTACGCCTACGCCCCGGCCCGCACCGAACTTCAGCGAGCGGCCGACCGGTTCCGGCTGTTCCGGGAACAACCCAGCCCGCAACTGGCGCGTTCGGTGCGGGCCGGGCTTGCCGCGGCGCTGTCCCCGAACGACCGGTTGCAGCACATCTACCACCCGTGGGCCAGCTACCTGATCGTGCCACTGTTCGCGCTGGCGAACGTCGGTGTGGTCGTCGACGGTGAACTTCTGGCGCGCGCCGCCACGTCCCCGGTCACCCTCGGCGTCCTGTTCGCCTACGTGGTCGGCAAGCCGGCCGGAATCGTGATCGCCTCGATGCTGGTGGCCCGGCTCAGTCACAACCGGTTCCGGGCACCGGTCGGCTGGGCCGCGATCATCGGGGTCGGCACCGTCTCCGGCATCGGGTTCACCATCGCGTTGCTGATCGCCACCCATGCCCTTCACGGCCCCGCGCTCGACGAGGCGAAGGTCGGCATCCTCGTCGCGACGGTCGGCGCCTCCGTCACCACCTGGCTGGTGTTCCGTCTCGCCGCCCGGCTTCCCCCGGCGCGGCGGGCCCGCGCGCTGCTGGGCGCCTCGGAGGGGATCATCGACTTGATGGTCCCGGTCGATCCGGATCGGGACCATGTCCGCGGCCCGCGCGAGGCGCCGGTGACAGTCGTGGAGTACGGCGACTTCGAGTGCCCGTACTGCGGGCAGGCCGAGCCGGCGGTCCGGGAACTGCTGTCCGACTTCACCAACATCCGGTACGTCTGGCGGCACCTTCCCCTCACCGACGTGCACCCGTATGCCCAGGTGGCCGCCGAGGCCGCCGAGGCGGCGGGGGAGCAGGGGGCCTTCTGGGAGATGCACGACCTGCTGCTGGCGCACCAGGGTGAGCTGCGCCCCGCTGATCTGCTCCGGTACGCCGAACGACTCGACCTGGATCTGGACCGGTTCCGGGAGCATCTCGCCGATCGTCGCGGGGCTGTCCGGATCGCCGAGGATGTCGACGGGGCCGACCTGAGTAGCGTCTCCGGTACGCCGACCTTTTTCGTCAACGGTCGCCGACACCACGGCACGTACAACATCGAGGCGCTCTCCGCGGCGGTCACGTCGGCGTTCGCCGGCACGCGGCTTCGCCCCGGGGATGACCGGGAACCGGACCGCCGGCGCAAGGTGGGGTCGGAGCAGCCGGACGAGGAACCGGGGACCTGA
- a CDS encoding GGDEF domain-containing protein, giving the protein MDDVTLRALCLLEEAQAGGAAQVLAAAESALRTPTGDICDGPAAMHFARVVALTRLGDLRGAVTAADLMLAAADREHSVGWRSCALSLRAIRRLRLGDLDIREHDIVAVLRDLVTAETALLAGEPDPVIAGNAHTGIAIGYAQLRLYELAEPQFQAAYESTCQASYPDNGNRAMWLCNLAESNLMWALELYQVGQVAEAEQHLTVAEEHAVRAAAEASGPKAEVWRHLGLLFAASARAEGRDPTGAADDIPRYIAQLQAFGVPAQQAEVLLCRPFHAVALNRSGRLDEALRVIEEAVVDLSPDVAWLVSAALHRTHAVLLARNGSRDAGPGLTYGDALAELLWRQRHRWLHAAVSMQSYDVLRWQHEQAERAARTDPLTGVANRRGLDNFLRKLADPGTVDDDRVAVLTLDIDCFKRINDSQGHAAGDDVLRAVAKALTTSVRKGDFVARLGGDEFVAILPGADCAAAEQVALRAVDAVSGLTPWRTGVSVGVASGTAHALGVSLADADRAMYAAKRAGGNQVSRCHVAS; this is encoded by the coding sequence ATGGACGACGTCACCCTCCGGGCCCTGTGCCTCCTCGAGGAGGCACAGGCCGGCGGCGCGGCCCAGGTGCTGGCGGCCGCCGAGTCCGCGCTGCGGACACCGACCGGAGACATCTGCGACGGCCCGGCCGCGATGCACTTCGCGCGCGTTGTGGCGTTGACCCGACTGGGTGACCTGCGGGGCGCCGTCACCGCAGCCGACCTGATGCTGGCCGCCGCGGACCGGGAGCACAGCGTGGGATGGCGTTCGTGCGCGCTGTCGCTGCGTGCCATCAGGCGGCTGCGTCTCGGCGACCTGGACATCCGTGAGCACGACATCGTCGCGGTGCTCCGGGATCTGGTCACCGCGGAGACCGCTCTGCTCGCCGGTGAACCCGACCCCGTGATCGCGGGCAACGCCCACACCGGGATCGCGATCGGGTATGCGCAGCTGCGCCTGTACGAGTTGGCCGAGCCCCAGTTCCAGGCGGCGTACGAATCCACCTGTCAGGCGTCGTACCCGGACAACGGCAACCGGGCGATGTGGCTGTGCAACCTCGCCGAAAGTAACCTGATGTGGGCCTTGGAGCTGTACCAGGTCGGCCAGGTGGCGGAGGCGGAGCAGCACCTCACGGTGGCCGAGGAGCACGCGGTACGGGCGGCGGCGGAGGCCTCCGGGCCGAAGGCGGAGGTGTGGCGGCACCTCGGGTTGCTCTTCGCGGCGTCCGCGCGTGCCGAAGGCCGGGATCCGACCGGCGCGGCCGATGACATCCCTCGGTACATCGCCCAACTCCAGGCGTTCGGCGTGCCCGCGCAGCAGGCGGAGGTGCTGCTGTGCCGGCCCTTCCACGCGGTCGCGCTCAACCGCTCCGGTCGGCTGGACGAGGCCCTGCGCGTCATCGAGGAGGCCGTCGTCGACCTGTCGCCCGACGTCGCCTGGCTGGTGTCGGCGGCGTTGCACCGGACGCACGCGGTGTTGCTGGCCAGGAACGGTTCACGCGATGCCGGGCCGGGACTCACCTACGGCGACGCGCTCGCGGAGCTGCTGTGGCGCCAACGGCACCGCTGGCTGCACGCGGCGGTGTCGATGCAGTCGTACGACGTCCTGCGGTGGCAGCACGAGCAGGCCGAGCGGGCGGCACGGACCGACCCGCTGACCGGGGTGGCGAACCGGCGGGGGCTCGACAACTTCCTGCGGAAGCTGGCGGACCCGGGCACCGTCGACGACGACCGGGTCGCGGTGCTCACCCTGGACATCGACTGCTTCAAGCGGATCAACGACTCGCAGGGGCACGCCGCCGGCGACGACGTGCTGCGCGCGGTGGCTAAGGCGCTGACGACCAGCGTCCGCAAGGGCGACTTCGTGGCCCGACTGGGCGGCGACGAGTTCGTCGCCATCCTCCCCGGTGCCGACTGCGCCGCCGCCGAGCAGGTGGCCCTGCGGGCGGTCGACGCCGTGAGCGGACTGACGCCGTGGCGGACGGGGGTCAGCGTCGGGGTCGCCAGCGGTACCGCTCACGCGCTCGGGGTGTCCCTCGCTGACGCCGATCGTGCGATGTACGCCGCCAAGCGGGCCGGCGGCAACCAGGTGAGCCGCTGTCACGTCGCGAGCTGA
- a CDS encoding type II toxin-antitoxin system RelE family toxin → MKVQIDRDVLVWLHKQPRNVFLAVLSAILGLVSDPAPQNSTEMRDGSGRRLRVGDYRVLYRLDGNELTIHDVGHRKDVYS, encoded by the coding sequence GTGAAGGTTCAAATCGACCGGGATGTGCTGGTCTGGCTGCACAAGCAACCCCGCAACGTCTTCCTGGCCGTCCTGAGCGCGATCCTCGGCCTGGTCTCCGACCCCGCGCCGCAGAACTCGACCGAGATGCGCGACGGATCCGGGCGCCGATTGCGCGTCGGTGACTACCGGGTCCTCTACCGCCTCGACGGCAACGAGTTGACCATCCATGATGTCGGGCACCGCAAGGACGTCTACTCATGA
- a CDS encoding type II toxin-antitoxin system Phd/YefM family antitoxin gives MTRVTLREFRDGAGRVLDGVERTGEPVIITKYERPVAVLVGIDEWEEIEAFRDRRDSAAIARSRAEGQFVPLSAALESLGVDPREVEALLADRAGGAAAA, from the coding sequence ATGACGAGGGTTACGCTGAGGGAGTTCCGCGATGGTGCGGGTCGGGTGCTGGACGGGGTCGAGCGCACCGGTGAGCCGGTCATCATCACGAAGTACGAGCGGCCGGTGGCCGTCCTGGTGGGCATCGACGAGTGGGAGGAGATCGAGGCGTTTCGGGACCGCCGGGACTCGGCGGCGATTGCTCGTTCTCGTGCCGAGGGTCAGTTCGTGCCACTGTCGGCCGCCTTGGAGTCGCTTGGGGTTGATCCTCGTGAGGTGGAGGCGCTGCTGGCTGACCGGGCCGGTGGTGCGGCGGCGGCGTGA
- a CDS encoding NUDIX domain-containing protein: protein MTGRRDHYHDPHAPTPNSLIPGAAAIITDPHGRILLQQRTDSGNWSLPGGTMNIGETLQQCAIREVKEETGLDIAITGLLGIYTDPAHVIAYPDGEIRQEFTITYLARATGGTLTVSDESTDLRYIHPTDFDHIPIHDTVRLRLHHHTQHRDTPYLG from the coding sequence GTGACCGGCCGCCGCGACCACTACCACGACCCCCACGCCCCCACCCCGAACAGCCTCATCCCCGGCGCCGCCGCCATCATCACCGACCCACACGGCCGCATCCTGCTGCAACAACGCACCGACTCCGGCAACTGGTCCCTCCCCGGCGGCACCATGAACATCGGCGAAACCCTCCAACAATGCGCCATCCGCGAAGTCAAAGAAGAAACCGGCCTCGACATCGCCATCACCGGCCTCCTCGGCATCTACACCGACCCCGCACACGTCATCGCCTACCCCGACGGCGAAATCCGCCAAGAATTCACCATCACCTACCTCGCCCGAGCCACCGGCGGCACACTCACCGTCAGCGACGAATCCACCGACCTCCGCTACATCCACCCCACCGACTTCGACCACATCCCCATCCACGACACCGTCCGACTCCGCCTCCACCACCACACCCAGCACCGCGACACCCCCTACCTCGGATAA
- a CDS encoding XRE family transcriptional regulator: protein MLRAHLNPAALAATVGVDVKTVTRWLTGRIPHQRTRLAVADALGETETDLWPQTRPDQAPGAEATAEVVAAYAHRADIGHHIWADLLTGATTRIDLLGYAYPFLLELLPHTMQLITDKATNGAQVRLAFADPDCPHVAERDNLEQIGGTLPGRIRNALNFCEPLHQVPGVHIGLHTVHLYNSVFRFDHHMIVTPHLYRARGYQHPALHLRELSPHGIFAAHADQFEQIWQTTTAYPTHTP, encoded by the coding sequence ATGCTCCGCGCCCACCTCAACCCCGCCGCCCTCGCCGCAACCGTCGGAGTCGACGTCAAAACCGTCACCCGGTGGCTCACCGGCCGGATCCCACACCAACGCACCCGCCTCGCCGTCGCCGACGCCCTCGGCGAAACCGAAACCGACCTGTGGCCACAGACCCGACCCGACCAGGCACCCGGCGCGGAAGCCACCGCCGAGGTCGTCGCCGCCTACGCCCACCGCGCCGACATCGGCCACCACATCTGGGCGGACCTGCTCACCGGCGCCACCACCCGCATCGACCTGCTCGGCTACGCCTACCCATTCCTCCTAGAACTACTGCCCCACACCATGCAACTCATCACCGACAAAGCCACCAACGGCGCCCAGGTCCGGCTCGCGTTCGCCGACCCCGACTGCCCCCACGTCGCCGAACGCGACAACCTCGAACAGATCGGCGGCACCCTCCCCGGCCGCATCCGCAACGCCCTCAACTTCTGCGAACCCCTCCACCAGGTGCCCGGCGTCCACATCGGCCTACACACCGTGCACCTGTACAACTCGGTGTTCCGCTTCGACCACCACATGATCGTCACCCCACACCTCTACCGCGCCCGCGGCTACCAACACCCCGCCCTACACCTACGCGAACTCTCCCCGCACGGCATCTTCGCCGCCCACGCCGACCAGTTCGAACAGATCTGGCAAACCACCACCGCCTACCCCACGCACACCCCGTGA
- a CDS encoding GNAT family N-acetyltransferase — protein sequence MSSRFSQVEPLSATHVVTGFDCGSPAQSVWLAEHALQAHRAGLSRVYVVADTDNPDRRVIGYYALAAGSVAPADASPRLRQGAGRYHQPVVILTRLGVDRSAQSAGLGRALVVDALRRIATAAEVIGVRAVLIHCETDAARDFYLRLAKFEPSPTDPMHLLLLMKDLRRALAG from the coding sequence GTGAGCTCGCGTTTCTCGCAGGTCGAGCCGTTGTCGGCCACGCACGTGGTGACCGGCTTCGACTGCGGTTCACCGGCCCAGTCGGTCTGGCTGGCCGAGCATGCCCTGCAGGCACACCGGGCCGGGCTGTCCCGCGTGTACGTCGTCGCTGACACCGATAACCCGGATCGCCGGGTGATCGGCTACTACGCCCTCGCCGCCGGCAGCGTCGCCCCGGCTGACGCCTCCCCGCGACTACGGCAGGGAGCCGGCCGCTACCACCAGCCCGTCGTGATCCTGACCCGCCTCGGCGTCGACCGTAGCGCCCAGAGTGCCGGCCTCGGACGTGCCCTGGTCGTCGACGCGCTGCGGCGGATCGCCACCGCCGCGGAGGTCATCGGTGTGCGGGCGGTGCTCATCCACTGCGAAACCGACGCCGCCCGAGACTTCTACCTGCGCCTGGCCAAGTTCGAGCCGAGCCCCACCGACCCGATGCACCTGCTGCTGTTGATGAAGGACCTCCGACGGGCCCTCGCGGGGTAG
- a CDS encoding DUF1778 domain-containing protein, translated as MSAKAERLHLRVDAEQKALLEAASQAAGASVSTFVLKAATDAAADVLADRRVFLLDEDAWRVFDEALERPAQEVSGLRELLTGSTVLDNPGQAQR; from the coding sequence ATGAGTGCGAAGGCGGAGCGGCTGCACCTGCGGGTGGATGCCGAGCAGAAGGCGCTGTTGGAAGCGGCCAGTCAGGCCGCAGGTGCGAGCGTGTCGACGTTCGTGCTGAAGGCGGCCACCGACGCGGCTGCTGATGTGCTGGCTGACCGGCGGGTGTTCCTGCTGGACGAGGACGCGTGGCGGGTGTTCGACGAGGCGCTGGAGCGCCCGGCCCAGGAGGTCTCCGGTCTGCGGGAACTGCTGACCGGGTCGACGGTTCTGGACAACCCTGGCCAGGCGCAGCGGTGA
- a CDS encoding SCO4402 family protein: MEKLVVLEPAMSDIRFPEMRHEIVRAVKALADPVYQWSAWIRRELPPGEYDEFTHRIHILYDDTQVLEDPDAAIGIHLRSQKEADAMRYLAQAIDSLFNELGTDLSDEEYLRSPGWAAIVDAAGAALSTLRDDG; encoded by the coding sequence GTGGAGAAGCTGGTCGTCTTGGAACCGGCCATGAGTGACATTCGATTTCCCGAGATGCGGCATGAGATAGTTCGGGCCGTGAAGGCCCTGGCAGACCCGGTGTATCAGTGGTCTGCGTGGATCCGACGCGAACTACCTCCCGGCGAGTATGACGAGTTCACTCATCGTATCCACATCCTTTACGATGATACGCAGGTACTGGAAGATCCGGACGCCGCAATCGGTATCCACCTGAGGTCTCAGAAGGAAGCCGATGCGATGCGATACTTGGCCCAAGCAATCGATTCGTTATTCAACGAATTGGGCACAGATCTTTCCGACGAGGAATATCTACGGTCGCCGGGCTGGGCGGCAATCGTGGATGCCGCAGGTGCGGCGCTCTCAACCCTGAGGGATGATGGTTAG